The sequence below is a genomic window from Chondrinema litorale.
CTTATATATTTTTTAGACTCATCTCTCGCTGGTAATTCAATATTATCAAATGGAATTTCCTTGTAATGAATCAGACTTAAAAGATGAGTAATGCAATTTAGCCTGGCTCTTTTTTTAACATCAGAATTTACTACATACCAAGGGTTTTGCTTAGTATCTGTATAAGCAAGCATCTCATCTTTTGCCTTAGAGTATTCTATCCACTTTTCTCTGGCTTTTACATCCATTGGGCTAAACTTCCAGCGCTTTGCAGGGTTGTTTAATCTTTCTAAAAACCTACGTTCTTGCTCTTCGTAACTCACAGAAAACCAATATTTAATAAGGATAATACCCGATCGCTTGAGCATTTTTTCAAATTCTGGGCAAGACCTTAAAAACTCTCTGTGTTCTTCGTCTGTGCAAAAACCCATTACTTTCTCTACCCCAGCTCTATTATACCAGCTTCTATCGAATAAAACCATTTCGCCAGCAGCCGGTAATTGAGATACATATCTCTGGAAATACCACTGAGTTTTTTCTTTTTCGGTTGGTTTCCCAAGTGCTACAACTCTACAAACTCTCGGATTGAGTAATTCTGTAATTGTTTTAATTGTGCTTCCTTTACCGGCAGCATCCCGACCTTCGAACAACACAACTACCTTTAAATTTTTCTGCACTATCCAACGCTGAAGTTTTACTAACTCAGTTTGTAGTTGAGGTAAAACAGCATTGTAAATTTTTTTAATTTTCTTCTTCTCGCTGATTATTTCGTCTTTTTCTGTTTTTGCCATTAAATCAAAAAATTGCCTTTTTTACTTGAAAAAATATAGCTCTAATCTATAAAAAAAGCCTTACAAAAAGTAAGGCTTCGGGTACTTAAGCGATAATTAACTTATTCAACTTAAATAGTT
It includes:
- the ppk2 gene encoding polyphosphate kinase 2, producing MAKTEKDEIISEKKKIKKIYNAVLPQLQTELVKLQRWIVQKNLKVVVLFEGRDAAGKGSTIKTITELLNPRVCRVVALGKPTEKEKTQWYFQRYVSQLPAAGEMVLFDRSWYNRAGVEKVMGFCTDEEHREFLRSCPEFEKMLKRSGIILIKYWFSVSYEEQERRFLERLNNPAKRWKFSPMDVKAREKWIEYSKAKDEMLAYTDTKQNPWYVVNSDVKKRARLNCITHLLSLIHYKEIPFDNIELPARDESKKYIRPPKSEQNYIPEIY